AGATGCACTTGTAAGGTGCAAACAAGATGGATGAATTGTGACCCCCAAAGCCAAATGAGTTAGATAGTGCTACCTTTATGTCCAAAGGTTCCTTCTTGATGCCGACAAGCACATTCATGTCCTTATTCAAATTCATAAAGCATAAAACCAAGTTAAAACAAATTCAAGCTTATAAAAGTAAATACCTCCCTAGTATCCTTTCAAGCGTAATGTAATCTTAAATGGTGTTGGTGGATTAATAAAATGATTAGAAATCCATTGTTAAAATGATAGACTATTTTCTGATAGATTTGATAAGAAACCATATTATAGAAGCATACCATGCCTTCATCAGGATTTTCAAGATTGATGTTTGGATGCACCCATCCTGTTTGTATTGCCTACATTTGAGAGTTAAATCTCACTTTAGGGACAATAATGATGAATAGAAAGGaatccaatcaaattatgaattAGTGCATCAATGTCTATCAAGGAGGAAATGTGTTTgggaaattacattttaaacccTATAATTTAGGGGTTTAACAAAGTAAAcactaaattttcaaaaagtgacatttttaatagtaaaaagtGACAAATTAAACCCTAAGATTTGACAAAGTCACTAACTAAACCCTCAACCAATATTAAACCTCCTATACAATGTCACTTCACTCATATGGGCTgaagtttaattaattattttttgcaatcctatggtttaatttgttacttttgaaactatatggtttagtttttttttttttttttcaaaagcatagggtttaatttgttattgtacgctctgtttgttttgatataaaacattttcacGTTTTACCATGTTTGTTTTGCAGTAAAATAATTagttaaatgtaaaatattttcagtcacAGGAAAAATCAAAggcaaaaattgtaaaatattttacacttaaaaaatcggtaaaacattttacaatttCTTCTCCTCTTTCACACCCGACACTTTATCAGCTTTTGCTCTCTTAACTTTCTCAATTCTTCCTCTCTCAGTTCTATCACTCACAAGTCACGAGGCCACAACCCTCTCATCTCCACCCATCTCACACTGTTGCCCACCCATTGACCGACCTTAACCGCCATCATCGGCATTACCAACCTCATCATGTCTCTTCTGCACAAAtccttcttctcttctctcttgcaCCGCCTTGGATCTAAAGACAATCTTAAGTTTTTGGTGGCTACCCAATCTTGCCTCCTCTGGGGCTTAGATTTTCAGATTATATTCTTTGTTTCTTGGGTTTTCGATCTGAGTTCGTCGAGGTTTTTCTTGGTTGATGATGGTTGTCTTTTGGCTGGTTTTTCCaatctgtttgtttttttttccctgatttGGATTTTTGGTTAATGGTGGTTGTCATTTGAGTGGTCAGTGGTGGTTTGTTGGTTGATGGCTGTTTTTCCTTCCGATGTGGAGTTTTTTTTGGGCGGGTGGTGGTCTGTGCaccaatttttctttgttgaaggTCTGTACACATTGCATAGGTTTGTGCAccagttttttttgttgaaggtCTGTGGACACTACATAGGTTTatgcaccattttttttttttttgttaaaggtCTGTGCACCAGTTGAGTTTTGAgaagtatgaaaaaaaattattttacagtGAAGCATAcaattgaaaaatgatttttactGTATTTTCGTGTTGATAATCAAACacggtaaaatgaaaatattttacatgtaaaatattttacatttgtaaatattttacttcgAAACAAAAAGAGTGGTAGATACtataaggtttaatttgttacacccCTAAACTATAAGTTTCAAAATCGAAGGCCTTGTTTGGTAAGAggcattttgtttttgttttcaaaatagtttgaaaacaattttcaaaaaattaaaattgaaactagttttcagataataatttttatatgataAGTGTTTGGTTCccacttttaagaacaattttcaaaatattaaaaaaaaaaaaaaattgtttgcgtgaccatttctatttttgatattttttttataaatttttttacaaaaagtaaCGTGTAGAATCtgtaaattactttttttttcttggataatGATAAGGGAATAGAGCtcatgtacattttttttttttttttttataatgataagtttcaaatttgaagtatGAGAATTCTTTTTGTAATAAAGATGAGCTCCTTCATTTAAGAAATAGaagaatttagaaaaatatgtgGGGTCtactattttcaatttatttacaatgtcattaaaaacattttttgtatcTTGAAAATATCTTCTCAGcttttttcaaaattctgttctaaacaaggaaaatatgatacaattttttgaaaactgtaTTTAGAGAACATAAGTCAAACAATAGattcaactcttttttttcttgaataatgATAAGGGAATAAAActcatatactttttttttatataatgataagtttcaaatttaaagtATGAGAATTCTTTTTGTGATAAATAGGAGCtccttaatttaagaaataaaaaaatttaaacaaatatgcGGGGTCcactttttcaatttatttacaactataccattaaaaaaattttttgtatcttgaaaatatattttcaactattttcaaaattctattATGAACAAGGAAAATATGATACAATTTTCTGAAAACTGTATTTAGAGAACATTAGTCAAACAATAGATTCAATTATGGAACCCACCATTTTATgaattgcaaaacaaaaatctaTTTCTAAATACTCTTACCAAATATGGCCTAAATgttccagaaaaaaaaaaaaaaactcttttttggTAGGAGAAAATAACAATACGGTGAGATCAATATCTCATCAATAATCTGagcaaatataaataaataaataactaaaaacaaaagaagaacaaaaaagggaagaaaCATGGAACTTCCTCTTCAGTACAACCCCCTAATCGGTGCAAGCACCTCAAGCCACATAGGCTCCCTGTTATAGACTACAGTAAATGACTGTAAGGCCAAAGCCATCTAAAGGATTTGGATTGGCCTCTATCTTTTCAAATCTCATATGAGTTCAGCAATGTGCAAGAAACAAAGCAGAAACTAATTACCTTAACTGTTGCAACAGCTTCCACAGCCCCTGAGGCACCTAGTAGGTGACCAGTCATGGATTTTGTAGAGTTCACTCTTAGCTGCAAGAATTAGAACTCAAACTAAGTAATGTCATATTGTAAATTTGATAATAAGAACTAGATAAATTTGCCTTCAATATACCTCTGGATTCTTGCCAAAACAACGGATAAGGGTCTGGTATTCTTTCAGATCACCTCTTGGTGTTGAACTACCATATGCATTTACATAATTTACATCTTCTTTAGCTACCCCAGATTGGGCTAAGGCCTTCTCTATGCAAAGAGCAAGGCCACTACCTGATATTGTGCAAAAATAAGTTCAGAACTTCATCCGGATCAAATGCACTCTGGTACTATAAGGTGCCAAAATACATATTGCTTGTTGTGTCTCATAGAAGAATAGCTGTATTTAATTTTGATGGATAGCTTATTTGACAGCAAAAAACTACAGGGGAGGGGAAAATATATAGAAACAGTCAAAAGGAAAAGATGAGGTCTTATTTTAATATACAAGTACCAGCATTATCAAAGTAATCCGAAAGACTTGACTACCTACCATCAGGATGATGCTCAGTCAAATGATAGGCATCACAAGTGTAGCTTCCACCTAGAAACTCTGCATATATTTTTGCACCTCTTCTCTGTCatataagaaataagaaaagtaACCCaacaaggaaaaataaaagagtttaagCTACTAAACTCAACAAGAGCATTTGGGGAAACTAGAGAAATTAATTTTACGGATATACCTTAGCATGTTCTAGGTCTTCCAAGAGCAATACCCCAGCTCCATCTCCAATAACAAACCCATCCCTATTCTGTtcatatgcaaaattatatCTCAACTCATGACTTACAAGTAAAGAAAGATGAAGTAGGTGAAGATAAGGGTGAAATCTAGAATTCTAAATTGGAGTTAATGGTAATGTGACACAGATTAGTTCAAACCAATTCAGCAATTAGATGggatattttctttttacttttttattttattattttctaaaatcaCTCTTTTGGCCTTCCCTTTTCTCAAAAGAGAAGGTTAAGAAAATATTGGACTTCTAGTCCTCCCAATAACACCCGTTCGCAAACATTATGATAATTAAATAActtatatatctttaaatgATATATTACAGTTACTGTTTCCAGTTCAACATATTATGTATAATACCTACCTATTTTCTGATAAGTATATTATATACTGCTATAATGAACAAAATCTATCAACAATGAGCTGTCTAATTCACATTCTGAACCAGAGCTCATAAAACTGAATTTGTAATTGAAAAGCATAATTGTAACCATGAAGAAGATAGAAGTTGGATGCAATACAATATCCCAGGGGCGTGAAGCTTTGGTAGGTTCACCATTCCTTTGAGAAAGAGATCCGCATGCCATGAAACCTCCCAAGCCTGAGGTAGTAATTCGCAATGTAGAGAACATAATATTCAAATCAAATCAGAATGAGAAAGGTATGTATTGTACCTATTGGAAGAACTGCTGCATCAGATCCACCACAAAGCATAACGTCCTGGAAATTTTCACAAATCAGATAACAGAATTTGGCCTAATTTCATTTTAGAATAAGATAAACTTATtcaaaagaatgaagaaaaataatcaaGATCACCATTACTCCTAAGCGTTCAAATCAAAATAGTGCTTCTTGATGAGAGTTACTTTGGAAACACTAAAATTCATTTGTGTTATTCTCTCAAACAAGCTCCCAAAACAATGTAGGATCCTATTGCAAAATCCATTTAATGAGACTAAAGCATGCACTTACACTTTCACCGGTGATAATATGGTGTGCTGCATTCAGTATACAAAAGTTACTTGTTGCACAAGCTGAAGAAATTGAGTAGTTTGGGCCCATCCATCCCTGCAATTTGCTAACTTAGAAATAGCTAGAAGGTTGCAGCAGCAACATATGATGTTGACTTGTCCTAAATCTCTATCAACATTGGCATCAAACTTACCAAATCCATTGCTAGTAAAGCAGAACCAATATTGGTTGTCGTAAAAGGTATACAGAACGGATTCATTTTCTTGTACGAAACCCTCAATGCTTCTATTCCATCCTGAAAAATCTGATTAAAATATCTCATAAAAATACAAGCAGTAGAAGaaaaaactgataaaaaaaattatgggttttGGATAAATTTGAAATCTTGAAGCagtttctcaagaaaaaaaaaaaatcttgaagcAACTACTAAGACTACAGTCAATTTCCTGTGAAAAACAATCTAAGCTTATCCTTACTGCCATTCCTCCTAGTGCAGAGCCAATTATAACACCACATCTACGTTTGTCTAACTTTCCAATGACCTCTTCTGTAATCTCAGCATCTGCCAATGCTTTCTTGCCAGCAGTAAGCAAGTAAAGTGTGAATTTGTCTGCCCTCTTGGAAAGCTTGGGTGAGACCCATCCATCTGTCGAGAAAGACTTGATTTCACCAGCAATTTTCTGTTAGAAAGATAGCTGGAGTAAATATCTAGAGGCAACCATTTACTACTATGGAACTGAGCCAACAAAGATCTACCGTTGGAAACTGAGCACAGTCAAAAGCCTCTATCTCACTTATGCCACTAACACCTTCAAGGAGATTATTGTAGAAGACATCTGTATCGTCACCAATTGGGGTTACCACACCCATCCCTGTCACGACAACACGTCGCTGCTTTGTAAGCTGTTTCTTCTTTGTTGTGACCCCATCTGCAGGTCTCACAACCACAGTTTTTCCTGAAACTGTAATAAAAGAGTCTCTAAGCTTGAAGTTTGGTAAACATTACTAACAGCACTTACCATCAACAACATATATTAGAAACATTCAAAACTTTTTACCATAACCCAGCAAGTTGAATGTAGCAACATTACGAATCCAGGTTAGTTCAATGTGTCATGCGCTCAAAACAAAAGCGAGGAGCTTAAAGACTTTCCTTCCATTATCCAGTCAATTAAAACATCCTATAGTATTATCATGAACCTTAAAATCAATGAATTATGTAAAATTCTGAACTTGCATTTGTGTTAGATATAAAGCCTCACATTTGGGTATCTACACAACCAAAACAATAACTCCATAAATGTTAGCTTTCCTGTCCATCCAAGGTTCCACAAACAATACAGAGAggggaaaaattaaaaacattccAAGAACTCCAGAGACACATCTCCTCACATACACAGACAATTGTGCACAAACTGCTACCCCACATACATATTGCAATACGCATCACAAAACGGAAtaggatcctctccatttcaagTGAAATGAAAAGAGTCTATTTCAcggttaaattttaaatgatgtggtACAAATATACctttagatttgtaatatttaatataccTTTCCTCACAAAACATCAATGAAGTATTTTAGACAAATATAGGCTGCTGcaaaaatttaactaaattgTTCAAGTTGGTAAAGCTTAGCAGAAATAAGAATAACCCATCATCCAAAGCTccatatcaaaaaataaaataataataataacaataatccCATCGTCCAAAGCtacttatcaataaaataaaataataataataataataataataataataatatcccATCATTCAAAGCTACAGGCATCTCTCAAGTTCAAACTACATAACATGCATAGAAATC
The sequence above is drawn from the Castanea sativa cultivar Marrone di Chiusa Pesio chromosome 5, ASM4071231v1 genome and encodes:
- the LOC142633833 gene encoding 3-oxoacyl-[acyl-carrier-protein] synthase II, chloroplastic-like, with translation MVASDLASPLCTWLVAACMSVSFEKDHTPRRLGQWTKRKKFVSKCINRGGAYFVSNKLTNGSGIQTLINSCLTFEPCNEFNNSKGQFTLLGSPTAWTRKQRSMNHPAAHSVSGKTVVVRPADGVTTKKKQLTKQRRVVVTGMGVVTPIGDDTDVFYNNLLEGVSGISEIEAFDCAQFPTKIAGEIKSFSTDGWVSPKLSKRADKFTLYLLTAGKKALADAEITEEVIGKLDKRRCGVIIGSALGGMAIFQDGIEALRVSYKKMNPFCIPFTTTNIGSALLAMDLGWMGPNYSISSACATSNFCILNAAHHIITGESDVMLCGGSDAAVLPIGLGGFMACGSLSQRNGEPTKASRPWDINRDGFVIGDGAGVLLLEDLEHAKRRGAKIYAEFLGGSYTCDAYHLTEHHPDGSGLALCIEKALAQSGVAKEDVNYVNAYGSSTPRGDLKEYQTLIRCFGKNPELRVNSTKSMTGHLLGASGAVEAVATVKAIQTGWVHPNINLENPDEGMDMNVLVGIKKEPLDIKVALSNSFGFGGHNSSILFAPYKCI